CCTTATCGTCACAGATCACCCGTGCATCATATTCCGGCAGCCCCAGTTCCCGGATATATCGCTCAATCATCTCTTCCGGCAGTTCCGGCAGGCTTTTGCGGATATTTTCCAGGAACGCGTCTGTAAGATTGAAAGGAGCCAGGTCCGGGTCGGGGAAATAACGGTAATCATTGGCTTCTTCCTTGGAGCGCAAAGGGAAGGAACTGCCGTTGGATGCATCGAAACTGCGCGTTTCCTGCACCACGCGGCCCCCTTCTTCCACCAGGGTGATCTGCCGTTTTATTTCATTGTCGATCGCACGTTTCACATTGCGGATGGAGTTCATATTCTTTACTTCCACCTTTGTACCCAGTGATGTGTCGCCTTTAAGGCGGATAGAGATATTGGCGTCGCAGCGCATGCTGCCTTCTTCCATATTGCCGTCACAAACGTCCAGCCAGCGTACGAGGCGGCGCAGTTCGGTCAGGTAAGCGTAGGCTTCGTCACTGTTATGAAGGTCCGGCTCCGTTACGATCTCTACCAGCGGAACACCCGCGCGGTTGTAATCTACCAGCGTATTGTCGGCGTCCTGGTCGTGCATGGATTTACCGGCGTCTTCCTCCAGGTGAATGCGGTTCAGCTGGATGTGGCGGCTCTTTCCGTCAACAAATACCGGCACATGACCGCCGATGCAGATCGGTGCCGTATGCTGACTGATCTGATACCCTTTGGGAAGATCCGGATAGAAATAGTTCTTGCGGGCGAAGAAGTTCTCCCGCGCTATCTCGCAGTGGCAGGCAAAGCCCAGCTTGATGGCAAGCTCCACCGCCTTTTTGTTCAGAAATGGCAATGTACCGGGATGACCGAGGGTCACCGGGCTGATATGTGTATTGGGCAGGCCCCCAAAAGCAGCACTGTCGCCACTGAACAGCTTGCTTTGTGTTAAAAGCTGGGCATGTACTTCCAGGCCTATCACTGCTTCATACTTGTTATAATCGATGCTCGCGCTCA
This genomic stretch from Chitinophaga sp. XS-30 harbors:
- the gatB gene encoding Asp-tRNA(Asn)/Glu-tRNA(Gln) amidotransferase subunit GatB, whose product is MSASIDYNKYEAVIGLEVHAQLLTQSKLFSGDSAAFGGLPNTHISPVTLGHPGTLPFLNKKAVELAIKLGFACHCEIARENFFARKNYFYPDLPKGYQISQHTAPICIGGHVPVFVDGKSRHIQLNRIHLEEDAGKSMHDQDADNTLVDYNRAGVPLVEIVTEPDLHNSDEAYAYLTELRRLVRWLDVCDGNMEEGSMRCDANISIRLKGDTSLGTKVEVKNMNSIRNVKRAIDNEIKRQITLVEEGGRVVQETRSFDASNGSSFPLRSKEEANDYRYFPDPDLAPFNLTDAFLENIRKSLPELPEEMIERYIRELGLPEYDARVICDDKATAAYFGELIAATPHHKAAANWMLGPVKSWLNDQSAGMETFPLPPASLAALIALIVDGKVNFSIASSRILPVMIGEPGKTPIAIATELNLIQDTDAGSILPVIEEVLAKFPGKVAEFKAGKKGLIGLFVGEVMKMSAGKADPKLTNELLMKRLNS